One genomic window of Desmospora activa DSM 45169 includes the following:
- a CDS encoding alpha/beta hydrolase, which produces MDQRYLKRTIVKSEVDSHHLGETRDIQVYLPPEHDENAAYPVIYLQDGDDYFNLGRLATQANRMILDGEIRPFAAVAIPVDKQNRIAEYAPIGSRHASYLRFFVEELLPFVEGEFPVTIAPEERILGGSSLGGTVSLHLSLQYPQQFQRIMSQSGAFLEATLEAIRHVDTLSHLEIYQSIGKAETAVPTNLGNLDLLARNREVHRALQEKDARVHYSEQDGNHTWGFWQKDLPQALAFFFG; this is translated from the coding sequence ATGGACCAACGATACTTAAAACGAACAATTGTAAAAAGTGAAGTGGATAGCCATCACCTGGGTGAAACCCGGGACATCCAGGTATACCTTCCACCTGAACATGACGAAAACGCCGCTTATCCCGTCATCTATCTGCAAGATGGGGATGATTATTTTAACCTGGGTCGATTGGCAACCCAAGCCAACCGGATGATTTTGGACGGGGAGATCCGCCCCTTTGCAGCAGTGGCTATTCCGGTCGATAAACAAAATCGAATCGCGGAATATGCCCCTATCGGCTCGCGTCACGCTTCATATCTTCGCTTTTTTGTCGAAGAACTCCTTCCTTTTGTAGAAGGGGAGTTTCCTGTTACCATCGCGCCAGAAGAGCGGATCCTAGGCGGCTCCTCTCTTGGTGGAACCGTCTCGCTTCATCTGTCTTTGCAATATCCCCAACAGTTTCAGCGCATCATGTCACAGTCGGGAGCTTTTTTGGAGGCGACATTGGAGGCAATCCGTCACGTCGACACCCTCTCCCATCTGGAGATTTACCAATCCATCGGCAAAGCGGAAACCGCCGTCCCCACCAATTTAGGAAACCTGGATCTGTTGGCCCGCAACCGAGAAGTTCATCGGGCCTTGCAGGAAAAAGACGCCCGCGTTCACTACAGTGAACAGGACGGTAATCATACCTGGGGATTTTGGCAAAAAGATCTGCCCCAAGCTTTGGCATTCTTTTTCGGTTGA
- a CDS encoding amidoligase family protein: MKPIQTDWQHLRFGVEIEFVGGTPERLERLPGWTMSLDERQTDDSGEESGSELKPPPLQWKDREQIRVMLARLQAQKAIANWSCGLHVHVSLEPWGKEAILQLIEAALRYQEAVKQLLQTSADRLIYCPPVTRELLERYQSDPTEAALCHKGRPQSHRCGINLAAWFWNKTVEIRYANGSLDYNEVINTVEFCLRFVAAIGTGRKLPCDPQAMASELGAPISGYPRPLPAPRWYRERMWLEEAFVPVLAPLASSLVQGGEILHIRPDADGILVVIEDAKGKPHPYRLQLPSTGWDATRLRSNDHSIV, encoded by the coding sequence ATGAAACCGATTCAAACGGATTGGCAACATCTTCGATTCGGCGTCGAAATTGAATTTGTCGGCGGTACCCCCGAACGATTGGAGCGGTTGCCCGGCTGGACGATGTCATTGGATGAACGACAAACGGATGATAGCGGCGAGGAATCCGGCAGTGAATTAAAGCCGCCTCCACTGCAGTGGAAGGATCGGGAACAAATCCGTGTGATGCTGGCCCGACTTCAAGCGCAAAAGGCGATCGCCAATTGGAGCTGTGGACTTCATGTCCATGTTAGTTTGGAACCTTGGGGAAAAGAAGCGATCCTCCAGTTGATCGAAGCGGCTTTACGTTATCAAGAAGCCGTCAAGCAATTGTTGCAAACGAGCGCAGACCGGTTGATCTACTGCCCGCCTGTTACGAGGGAGCTGCTTGAGCGCTACCAGTCTGATCCTACGGAAGCGGCACTTTGCCATAAGGGACGCCCACAATCCCACCGCTGCGGCATTAACCTGGCCGCATGGTTTTGGAACAAAACGGTTGAAATTCGCTATGCAAACGGCTCCCTAGACTATAATGAAGTGATCAACACCGTTGAATTTTGTCTTCGTTTCGTCGCCGCCATCGGTACAGGGCGGAAGCTTCCCTGCGATCCTCAGGCCATGGCCTCTGAACTTGGCGCCCCAATCAGCGGTTATCCGCGCCCCCTTCCCGCTCCGCGTTGGTATCGGGAACGAATGTGGCTGGAAGAAGCGTTTGTTCCGGTCTTGGCCCCGCTTGCATCCAGCCTTGTTCAGGGTGGTGAAATCCTTCATATCCGACCTGACGCAGATGGAATTTTGGTTGTAATCGAAGATGCGAAGGGAAAGCCCCATCCATACCGTCTTCAACTCCCTAGCACAGGTTGGGATGCGACGCGCCTTCGTTCGAATGATCATTCAATTGTATAA
- a CDS encoding BrxA/BrxB family bacilliredoxin produces MAQDFYIQQMQMMVQPMRDELTRIGFTELTTPEEVAQALEGEGAKGTALIVVNSVCGCAAGLARPAVAHSLNNDKKPDHLYTVFAGQDKEATAKAREYFTGFPPSSPSFALMKDGELVHMVQRHEIEDRSLEEISANLTSAYDRYC; encoded by the coding sequence ATGGCACAAGATTTCTATATTCAACAAATGCAAATGATGGTCCAACCGATGCGGGATGAGCTGACTCGGATCGGTTTTACAGAATTGACGACACCGGAGGAAGTAGCGCAAGCATTGGAAGGAGAGGGAGCTAAAGGGACAGCGTTGATCGTGGTCAACTCCGTGTGCGGATGTGCAGCTGGGTTGGCTCGTCCTGCGGTTGCGCACTCGCTTAACAATGACAAAAAACCGGATCACCTGTATACGGTTTTTGCCGGACAGGATAAAGAAGCGACGGCCAAAGCACGGGAATACTTTACCGGTTTTCCTCCGTCCTCCCCCTCGTTTGCCCTGATGAAAGACGGGGAGTTGGTCCATATGGTACAGCGTCATGAGATTGAGGATCGCTCCTTGGAGGAGATCTCCGCCAATCTGACCAGCGCCTATGATCGATATTGCTGA
- a CDS encoding cytochrome C oxidase subunit IV family protein — MTDTDHRENTRPQETSGQHLRAFGWMILLTAIAFAAVATGTLSTPLTLTVILVLAVIQTVLQLTTFMHLDRRHQLPILFMASGLGFSAIIAVALWWMK, encoded by the coding sequence ATGACCGATACCGATCATCGCGAAAACACCCGACCACAGGAGACATCTGGCCAACATCTGCGCGCGTTTGGCTGGATGATTCTACTGACGGCAATCGCTTTTGCCGCTGTTGCAACCGGAACCTTATCAACCCCCCTCACCTTGACCGTCATTCTGGTTCTGGCTGTAATTCAAACCGTATTGCAGCTGACGACATTTATGCACTTGGATCGCCGCCATCAGCTTCCCATTTTATTTATGGCTAGTGGTCTCGGATTTAGTGCCATCATCGCGGTTGCACTGTGGTGGATGAAATAG